A section of the Macadamia integrifolia cultivar HAES 741 unplaced genomic scaffold, SCU_Mint_v3 scaffold3158, whole genome shotgun sequence genome encodes:
- the LOC122067831 gene encoding uncharacterized protein LOC122067831, producing MDDQLFALEVEAKTTLIKVMENHEKMWAEKARIRWLKFGDRNSKFFHLSTKMRRNKNTIRSLKKHDGSMVDDPIQIGNYIVDFYENFHKVTPTVQHEELLDNIPLILNQADQYHLDALPGDAEIKKAMWELDPDISPGPDGFPGAFFRRCWHIVEKEVSNAVRFFFSSSYMPQGVNNNFFVLIPKVDGADNLGNFRPLCMGNFFCKIITKVMALRLEPLLPRLISDEQGAFQKGKIIHDNITVASELANLMFSSTRGGGIGIKIDIRKAYDTID from the coding sequence ATGGATGATCAGTTATTTGCCTTGGAGGTTGAGGCTAAGACTACACTGATTAAGGTCATGGAGAATCATGAAAAAATGTGGGCTGAAAAAGCAAGGATTAGATGGCTGAAATTTGGTGATAGAAATTCCAAATTCTTCCACCTTTCGACAAAAATGCGGAGGAATAAGAATACGATTAGATCACTTAAGAAGCATGACGGCTCTATGGTTGATGATCCCATCCAAATAGGGAACTACATAGTTGATTTCTATGAGAATTTTCACAAAGTTACCCCAACGGTTCAGCATGAGGAATTACTGGATAACATTCCCTTGATCTTGAACCAAGCTGATCAGTACCACTTGGATGCCCTTCCTGGTGATGCTGAGATTAAAAAGGCTATGTGGGAGCTTGATCCAGATATCTCGCCTGGTCCTGACGGCTTCCCTGGGGCTTTTTTCAGAAGATGCTGGCACATTGTGGAAAAAGAAGTGAGCAATGCGGTCAGATTCTTTTTCAGCTCGAGCTATATGCCGCAGGGTGTGAATAATAATTTCTTTGTGTTGATTCCAAAGGTAGATGGGGCTGATAACCTAGGTAACTTCCGGCCCCTATGCATGGGCAATTTCTTCTGCAAAATTATTACAAAGGTGATGGCATTGAGGTTGGAGCCTCTGCTTCCCAGATTAATATCTGATGAGCAAGGagcttttcaaaaaggaaagattATCCATGATAATATTACTGTTGCTTCAGAGCTTGCAAACTTGATGTTTTCATCCACCAGAGGAGGGGGTATTGGCATAAAAATCGATATCAGGAAAGCCTATGATACAATTGACTAG